One Danio rerio strain Tuebingen ecotype United States chromosome 22, GRCz12tu, whole genome shotgun sequence genomic window carries:
- the zgc:171435 gene encoding uncharacterized protein LOC100142638 (The RefSeq protein has 6 substitutions compared to this genomic sequence), with translation MSDPEPCRIKQEDTEELIDVMVKAKTEELSEDEEKHHVKTEGETQSEIDHSFLVNTTAVKGFTCTQCGKSFRHKRDFNRHMRIHSGEKPFQCSHCDKRFSEPGNLKSHMRIHTREKTHTCDQCGKTFLRSTDLKTHLRVHTNERPYTCSECGKSYTHRYILKVHQKVHTGVRDFVCLECGKSFTSTGNLKQHQIMHTGEKPYKCSHCDKGFGWLKSLKTHERVHTGEKPYQCSHCDKRFSLLQSQKRHQRTHTVEILYTRGVQIRPSRAGVQQSLAPACLNTPAGMFLESQ, from the coding sequence ATGTGATGGTGAAGGCGAAGACTAAAGaactgagtgaagatgaggagaaacatcatgtcaaaactGAAGgagaaactcagtcagagattgATCATAGTTTTTTAGTGAATACAACAGCCGTAAAaggtttcacctgcactcagtgtggaaagagttttaggcATAAACGGGATTTCAATcgtcacatgaggatccacactggagagaaacctttccagtgttcacactgcgacaagagattcagtgaACCAGGAAACCTGAAAtcacacatgaggatccacaccggagagaaaacacacacatgtgatcaatgcggcaaaacatttttgaggtCTACAGATCTGAAGACCCATCTTAGAGTTCATACAAACGAGAGGCCTTATCCATgctctgagtgtggaaagagttataCACATCGATATATTTTGAAAGTACATCAGAAggtccacactggtgtgagagacTTTGTGTGCTtagagtgtgggaagagttttaccaGCACTGGAAACTTGAAACAACACCAGATGatgcacactggagagaaaccgtacaagtgttcacactgcgacaagggATTTGGTTGGTTAAAATcactgaaaacacatgagagggtccacactggagagaaaccttaccagtgttcacactgtgacaaaaGATTCAGTCTGTTACAATCCCAGAAACGACACCAGAGGACTCACACTGTAGAGATACTGTACACCAGGGGAGTCCAAATTCGgccctcgagggccggtgtccagcagagttTAGCCCCAGCTTGCCTgaacacacctgcagggatgtttttagaaagccaataa
- the zgc:171435 gene encoding uncharacterized protein isoform X1 encodes MSDPEPCRIKQEDIEELIDVMVKAKTKELSEDEEKHHVKTEGETQSEIDHSFLVNTTAVKGFTCTQCGKSFRHKRDFNRHMRIHTGEKPFQCSHCDKRFSEPGNLKSHMRIHTGEKTHTCDQCGKTFLRSTDLKTHLRVHTNERPYPCSECGKSYTHRYILKVHQKVHTGVRDFVCLECGKSFTSTGNLKQHQMMHTGEKPYKCSHCDKGFGWLKSLKTHERVHTGEKPYQCSHCDKRFSLLQSQKRHQRTHTVEILYTRGVQIRPSRAGVQQSLAPACLNTPAGMFLESQ; translated from the coding sequence ATGTGATGGTGAAGGCGAAGACTAAAGaactgagtgaagatgaggagaaacatcatgtcaaaactGAAGgagaaactcagtcagagattgATCATAGTTTTTTAGTGAATACAACAGCCGTAAAaggtttcacctgcactcagtgtggaaagagttttaggcATAAACGGGATTTCAATcgtcacatgaggatccacactggagagaaacctttccagtgttcacactgcgacaagagattcagtgaACCAGGAAACCTGAAAtcacacatgaggatccacaccggagagaaaacacacacatgtgatcaatgcggcaaaacatttttgaggtCTACAGATCTGAAGACCCATCTTAGAGTTCATACAAACGAGAGGCCTTATCCATgctctgagtgtggaaagagttataCACATCGATATATTTTGAAAGTACATCAGAAggtccacactggtgtgagagacTTTGTGTGCTtagagtgtgggaagagttttaccaGCACTGGAAACTTGAAACAACACCAGATGatgcacactggagagaaaccgtacaagtgttcacactgcgacaagggATTTGGTTGGTTAAAATcactgaaaacacatgagagggtccacactggagagaaaccttaccagtgttcacactgtgacaaaaGATTCAGTCTGTTACAATCCCAGAAACGACACCAGAGGACTCACACTGTAGAGATACTGTACACCAGGGGAGTCCAAATTCGgccctcgagggccggtgtccagcagagttTAGCCCCAGCTTGCCTgaacacacctgcagggatgtttttagaaagccaataa